A region of the Gammaproteobacteria bacterium genome:
CGGCTTTTCCGCCTGCGCTCAGGCGGCGCCTACCATAGAATCGGACGAGCTCACCGCACTTGTGCAACAGCTGCGATCCGTTCATCCCAGGCCGGGGACGACGGCTTATTTCGTGGCGCCCACGGCGAACTGTGACGCAGATGATCAGGTCGCCTGTACGCAGGAGGCTAAAGCGTGTCCGGATGGCTCATATGTTGGCCGCCAGCCACCGACGTGCGAGTTTGCCCCGTGCCCGTGATCAATTATGCGTGAGCGATTATGATAGATGCGGCCCGTCCGCGGCAGCTCATGGCTCCGCGGACGGGCCCTGTCTGCGATCGCCTAGAACGTATGCTCCAGCACGCAATTGATCGGCAATTCGCTTACCGAAGCGGAGTTGGGTAGCGTGAGAACCGTGGCGACCAACTCGGCAACTGCCTGTGGCGGGATCATCTTTTCTCTGGGGACCGCATCCACTGCGGCCGTCATGTCGGTGGCGACGAAGCCCGGACAGATGGCCGTGGCGCGGATGCCATGTTCCCATCCCGCGTACCGAATCCCGTGGGTCAGCGCATCCAGCGCGTATTTAGTCATCGCATAACCGGTTACACCCGCGCTTTTCACACGTTTGCCCGACAACGACACGATATTGATGACCCGCCCCGCGCCGCTTTGCTTCAGGTGCGGGAATGCGGCGCGGACGAGACGCCACGGCGCCTTTGTGTTCACTTCCCACATTTCATCGAGCCTGGATTCGTCACCGCTTTCCACGTCGAAGGGATACATGACTCCGGCGTTGTTCACGATTGCGTCCAAACGACCAAATCTTTCGCAAGTGGATGTAACCCAGGCAGCGGCCGACCGCGCCGCGCGTGCATCAAAGGCATGCGTCAACACCCGGGATTCGTCCATGCCCGCCGCTAACGCCTCCAGGCTTTCCGGCTTGCGTGCGCCCAGGCTAAGCGTGTAGCCGTCATCATAAAGGCGCTCAGCGATCACACGGCCGATGCCGCGGTTGGCGCCCGAGATGAGAATCACGCGATTGTCAGACGATAAAAAATGGGGTGGCATCTTACGCTTTGCTCCAAACTTCATTACCGTGGACGACTTCGCTTAACATCGACCGAAACTCTGGGACGACTTATGTCGAATGATGCCCGACGCGGTAGGGGATGATCAATGACATGTTGCTGATGATCGATAATTACGATTCGTTTACCTATAACCTGGTGCAGTATCTGTGCGAGCTGGGCGTGGAGGTCAAGGTGGCGCGCAACGATGAGATCAGCGTAAACGAGATCGAGCAGCTTGCGCCCGAGCGCATCGTGATCTCGCCGGGTCCGTGCACGCCCAATGAGGCTGGTGTGTCGCTGGCGGTGATCGGCCGCTTCGCGGGACGGATTCCCATCCTGGGCGTGTGTCTGGGTCATCAGGCCATCGGCCAGGCGTTTGGCGGGCGCATCGCGCACGCGCGCGAGATCATGCACGGTAAAACGTCCATGATTCATCATCGCGGCGATAATGTATTCAGTGGCCTGGACATGCCGTTCGAGGCGACCCGGTATCATTCGCTGGTGATCGACAAGACCAGCCTGCCCGAGTGTCTGGAAGTGACTGCCTGGACGCAGATGCAGGGTGGCGAGCGCGACGAGATCATGGGCGTGCGTCACCGGGAGTTCGCGGTGGCAGGCGTGCAGTTTCATCCAGAGTCCATTCTGACGCGGCATGGGCACGAATTGCTGCGCAATTTTCTGGAACATTAATTTTGCGTGGCTGAGTCGCCAGCAGCACCTGTAGTCGCCGCCGCGAGAGCACGGGACCGTAAATGAATATCAGGCAGGCCATTGGCCGCATCGTCGATCGCATCGATCTTGATGGCGAGGAGATGGAATTGGTCATGCGCCAGATTATGACCGGTGGCGCGACGCCCATTCAGATTGGTGGCTTTTTGGCGGGCCTGCGGACCAAAGGCGAGACTGTGGCGGAAATCGCCGCCGCGGCGAAGGTAATGCGCGAACTGGCAACGCGGGTGGACGTGACGACGGAAAATCTGGTCGATACCTGCGGCACGGGCGGCGATGGCTTGTGCACTTTCAATGTATCCACCGCGAGCGCGTTCGTGGTCGCGGCAGCCGGCGGGCGTGTCGCCAAGCATGGCAATCGATCCGTGTCCAGCAGTTGCGGCAGCGCCGACGTGCTGGAGGCCGCGGGCGTGAAAATCGACCTGAGCCCGGAACAAGTCGCGCATTGCATTGACAAAGCGGGGGTTGGTTTTCTGTTCGCGCCAGCTCATCACGCCGCCGCGCGCTTCGCTGCGGCGCCGCGCAAGGAGCTGGGTACGCGCACCTTGTTCAATCTGCTCGGCCCGCTCACGAATCCCGCTGGCGCGCCGAATCAGCTGCTTGGCGTGTTCGCGGCGCGCTGGGTAGAGCCGCTGGCCAAGGTATTGCACAATCTGGG
Encoded here:
- a CDS encoding SDR family NAD(P)-dependent oxidoreductase produces the protein MPPHFLSSDNRVILISGANRGIGRVIAERLYDDGYTLSLGARKPESLEALAAGMDESRVLTHAFDARAARSAAAWVTSTCERFGRLDAIVNNAGVMYPFDVESGDESRLDEMWEVNTKAPWRLVRAAFPHLKQSGAGRVINIVSLSGKRVKSAGVTGYAMTKYALDALTHGIRYAGWEHGIRATAICPGFVATDMTAAVDAVPREKMIPPQAVAELVATVLTLPNSASVSELPINCVLEHTF
- a CDS encoding aminodeoxychorismate/anthranilate synthase component II; this translates as MLLMIDNYDSFTYNLVQYLCELGVEVKVARNDEISVNEIEQLAPERIVISPGPCTPNEAGVSLAVIGRFAGRIPILGVCLGHQAIGQAFGGRIAHAREIMHGKTSMIHHRGDNVFSGLDMPFEATRYHSLVIDKTSLPECLEVTAWTQMQGGERDEIMGVRHREFAVAGVQFHPESILTRHGHELLRNFLEH
- the trpD gene encoding anthranilate phosphoribosyltransferase, giving the protein MNIRQAIGRIVDRIDLDGEEMELVMRQIMTGGATPIQIGGFLAGLRTKGETVAEIAAAAKVMRELATRVDVTTENLVDTCGTGGDGLCTFNVSTASAFVVAAAGGRVAKHGNRSVSSSCGSADVLEAAGVKIDLSPEQVAHCIDKAGVGFLFAPAHHAAARFAAAPRKELGTRTLFNLLGPLTNPAGAPNQLLGVFAARWVEPLAKVLHNLGSRHVLVVHAEDGLDEISIAAPTQVAELQDGQIRTYTIKPEDYGVRRQPLDSLRVANASESLTLIRAALDNRPGPARDTIMLNAGAALYAADVAENLARGVELARAAIASGEAGRRMALLAEITQ